One Arthrobacter sp. FW306-07-I genomic window carries:
- the ligM gene encoding vanillate/3-O-methylgallate O-demethylase yields MAPKSLQELLDAAGNTVDLLRNSQLGTYIYPVVPAEFTNWRREQRAWRETAVLYDQSHHMVNFFMNGPDALKLLSDTGINSFANFPVNTAKQFVPTASNGGVIGDGILFHLADQEFVYVGRAPAANWLQFHAETGGYRVECTYDDRSPSRPYGQAVTRKYFRFQIQGPNAWQIIEKLNGGTLEQVKFFHMGHLNIAGEQVRTLRHGMAGAPGLEIWGPYEQHGKIRDAVLEAGAEFGIEPCGSRAYSSNTLESGWIPSPLPAIYSSDAERAYREWLPATSYEAVNALAGSFVSNDIEDYYLTPWELGYGSFVKFDHDFIGRDALQQIDRARQRKKVTLAWNDEDLARIWASFLDRDTPGYQFFDIPNANYGSSNYDSVVDADGTGVGLSLFTGVTANERRGLSLATVDPNVELGTEVRVIWGEPDGGSRKTTVEPHEQISVRAVVSPAPYAVTARTEYHGGWRTAAAGAR; encoded by the coding sequence ATGGCCCCGAAGTCCCTCCAGGAATTGCTTGATGCAGCAGGCAACACCGTTGATCTCCTGCGCAATTCCCAGCTCGGCACCTATATCTATCCGGTGGTGCCCGCAGAGTTCACCAACTGGCGCCGCGAGCAGCGTGCCTGGCGGGAGACAGCAGTCCTTTACGATCAGTCCCACCACATGGTCAACTTCTTCATGAACGGCCCCGACGCCCTGAAGCTTCTTTCTGACACTGGCATCAACAGCTTCGCCAATTTCCCGGTGAACACCGCCAAGCAGTTTGTACCGACGGCGTCCAACGGCGGTGTGATCGGTGACGGCATCCTGTTCCACCTGGCCGACCAGGAGTTCGTCTACGTGGGCCGGGCACCGGCGGCGAACTGGCTCCAGTTCCACGCCGAAACCGGCGGGTACCGCGTGGAATGCACCTACGATGACCGGTCGCCGTCCCGCCCCTACGGCCAGGCGGTCACCCGGAAGTACTTCCGCTTCCAGATCCAGGGTCCCAACGCCTGGCAGATCATCGAAAAGCTCAACGGCGGAACCCTTGAGCAAGTGAAGTTCTTCCACATGGGCCACTTGAACATCGCCGGGGAGCAGGTGCGCACCTTGCGCCATGGCATGGCCGGGGCCCCGGGGCTGGAAATCTGGGGACCCTACGAACAGCACGGCAAAATCCGGGATGCCGTACTCGAGGCGGGGGCTGAATTCGGAATCGAACCGTGCGGGTCCCGCGCCTACTCCTCGAACACGCTGGAATCGGGCTGGATCCCGTCGCCGCTGCCGGCGATCTACAGCAGTGACGCCGAACGGGCCTACCGTGAGTGGCTGCCGGCAACAAGCTACGAAGCGGTCAATGCGCTCGCCGGCTCGTTCGTCTCCAACGACATCGAAGACTATTACCTCACGCCCTGGGAGCTCGGCTACGGATCTTTCGTGAAATTCGACCACGACTTCATTGGCCGCGACGCCCTCCAGCAGATCGATCGAGCCAGGCAACGGAAAAAGGTGACCCTTGCCTGGAACGACGAGGACCTCGCCCGGATCTGGGCATCGTTCCTGGACCGTGACACCCCGGGCTACCAATTCTTCGACATCCCCAACGCCAACTATGGCTCGTCCAACTACGATTCCGTGGTGGACGCCGACGGCACGGGCGTCGGCCTCTCGCTCTTCACCGGGGTCACGGCCAACGAACGCCGCGGCCTTTCGCTGGCAACGGTTGATCCAAACGTAGAGCTGGGAACGGAAGTCAGGGTTATCTGGGGGGAGCCCGACGGCGGGTCCCGCAAGACAACGGTGGAGCCGCACGAACAGATCAGCGTCCGTGCCGTGGTCAGTCCCGCCCCTTATGCCGTCACTGCCAGGACCGAATACCACGGGGGCTGGCGAACCGCGGCCGCCGGTGCGCGGTAG
- a CDS encoding ATP-dependent DNA ligase: protein MELPVMPPVPPMLAKAVSGIDGIPGSGDLSYEPKWDGFRSIIFRDGNDLEIGSRNEKPMTRYFPELVAALKENLPPRCVVDGEIILVGTSGDRLDFDALQQRIHPAASRVKLLAQQTPASFVAFDLLALDDDDYTGRPFSERRAALEKALAASKAPVHLTAATTDRDTAAQWFEQFEGAGLDGIVAKRLDGRYEPDKRVMFKVKHERTADCVVAGYRLHKSGPNAIGSLLLGLYKDDGGLASVGVIGAFPMKKRQELFEQLQPLVTDFEVHPWAWGKQEEGERTPRNAEGSRWSAGKDLSFVPLRPELVVEVRYDHMEGDRFRHTAQFNRWRPDRDPESCTYEQLEEPVNFDLASVLETGRG, encoded by the coding sequence ATGGAACTTCCCGTGATGCCGCCCGTCCCGCCCATGCTCGCCAAGGCCGTCAGCGGCATCGACGGCATTCCAGGCAGCGGGGACCTCAGCTATGAGCCCAAGTGGGACGGCTTCCGCTCAATCATCTTCCGCGATGGTAACGACCTTGAGATCGGCAGCCGCAACGAAAAACCCATGACCCGCTACTTCCCGGAACTCGTTGCCGCGCTCAAGGAGAACCTGCCGCCGCGGTGCGTGGTGGACGGCGAGATCATCCTGGTGGGGACTTCGGGCGACCGCCTTGATTTCGACGCCCTGCAGCAGCGGATCCATCCTGCCGCCAGCCGCGTGAAGCTGCTGGCACAGCAGACACCCGCCTCCTTCGTGGCCTTCGACCTCCTTGCCCTCGATGATGACGACTACACCGGCAGGCCTTTTTCCGAGCGGCGGGCGGCGCTGGAGAAAGCCCTCGCGGCCAGCAAGGCACCCGTCCACCTGACAGCCGCAACCACGGACAGGGACACGGCCGCGCAGTGGTTCGAGCAGTTCGAGGGGGCCGGGCTGGACGGCATCGTCGCCAAACGACTGGACGGCAGGTATGAGCCGGACAAGCGGGTGATGTTCAAGGTCAAGCACGAGCGCACCGCGGACTGCGTGGTGGCCGGCTACCGGCTCCACAAGAGTGGCCCGAACGCCATCGGTTCCCTGCTGCTGGGCCTGTACAAGGACGACGGCGGCCTGGCCAGCGTGGGGGTGATCGGCGCCTTCCCCATGAAGAAGCGGCAGGAATTGTTCGAACAGCTCCAGCCGCTGGTCACCGACTTCGAGGTCCACCCCTGGGCGTGGGGCAAGCAGGAGGAGGGCGAGCGGACGCCGCGGAACGCCGAAGGCAGCAGGTGGAGCGCCGGGAAGGACCTCTCCTTCGTTCCGCTTCGGCCCGAACTGGTGGTGGAGGTCCGCTACGACCACATGGAGGGCGACCGTTTCCGCCACACGGCGCAGTTCAACCGCTGGCGGCCGGACCGGGACCCGGAATCCTGCACGTATGAGCAACTGGAGGAGCCGGTGAACTTTGACCTGGCCTCGGTGCTGGAGACCGGCCGGGGGTAG
- a CDS encoding pyridoxal phosphate-dependent aminotransferase: protein MHAMQHSSKVQNVRYELRGPILQAAKNMEAEGHRILKMNLGDTAPFGLEAPESVVVDMIHHLRGAQGYSDSKGIFTARTAISQYYQTRGLMNIGVEDIVIGNGVSELISMCLQAFMENGDQILVPAPDYPLWTAAVTLTGGKPVHYLCDEAENWWPDMADVEAKITSRTKGIVIINPNNPTGAVYPRHILEQFAALARKHNLVLFSDEIYEKVLYEDAKHIHTAAVAEDVCCLTFSGLSKAYRMPGYRAGWVAITGPLAATAAYREGLELLASLRLCANVPAQHAIQTCLGGYQSIEALVQPGGRLREQRDLAHKLLTAIPGVTCVPASGAMYLFPRLDPELYPIDSDEQFVLDLLKDQKILVSHGSAFNWPTPDHFRFVILPSVREIEEAVRRISTFLAAYRNREAAFEVETVTE, encoded by the coding sequence ATGCACGCCATGCAGCACTCCAGCAAAGTCCAGAACGTCCGGTACGAACTCCGGGGACCCATCCTCCAGGCAGCCAAGAACATGGAGGCTGAAGGGCACCGGATCCTGAAGATGAACCTCGGGGACACCGCGCCGTTCGGACTGGAAGCGCCCGAGTCCGTGGTGGTGGACATGATCCATCACCTGCGCGGCGCCCAGGGCTACAGCGACTCAAAGGGCATCTTCACCGCGCGGACGGCCATCTCGCAGTACTACCAGACCCGCGGCCTGATGAATATCGGCGTCGAGGACATCGTGATCGGCAACGGCGTCAGCGAACTGATCTCCATGTGCCTGCAGGCATTCATGGAAAACGGCGACCAGATCCTGGTCCCCGCACCGGACTACCCCCTCTGGACCGCTGCCGTGACCCTTACCGGCGGCAAGCCCGTGCACTACCTCTGCGACGAGGCGGAGAACTGGTGGCCGGACATGGCGGACGTGGAAGCAAAAATCACCAGCCGCACCAAGGGCATCGTCATCATCAACCCGAACAACCCCACCGGGGCCGTCTACCCGCGGCACATCCTGGAGCAGTTCGCGGCCCTGGCGCGGAAGCACAACCTGGTCCTGTTCTCCGACGAGATCTACGAGAAGGTGCTCTACGAAGACGCCAAGCACATCCACACCGCCGCCGTGGCCGAGGACGTCTGCTGCCTGACCTTCAGCGGCCTGTCCAAGGCTTACCGGATGCCCGGCTACCGTGCGGGATGGGTGGCCATCACCGGGCCCCTGGCCGCCACCGCCGCCTACCGCGAGGGCCTGGAACTGCTGGCCTCGCTGCGGCTGTGCGCAAACGTCCCGGCGCAGCACGCCATCCAGACCTGCCTGGGCGGATACCAAAGCATCGAGGCCCTGGTGCAGCCGGGCGGCCGCCTACGCGAGCAGCGGGACCTGGCCCACAAGCTCCTCACTGCCATTCCAGGCGTAACGTGCGTGCCGGCGTCGGGCGCCATGTACCTGTTCCCCCGCCTGGACCCGGAGCTTTACCCGATCGACAGCGACGAACAGTTTGTCCTGGATCTTCTGAAGGACCAGAAAATCCTGGTCTCGCACGGCTCGGCCTTCAATTGGCCCACACCGGACCACTTCCGCTTCGTCATCCTTCCCTCGGTGCGCGAGATCGAGGAAGCGGTCCGCCGGATCTCCACGTTCCTTGCCGCCTACCGCAACCGTGAGGCGGCCTTCGAAGTTGAAACAGTGACGGAGTGA
- a CDS encoding AEC family transporter, with protein sequence MGGVLIGLAVIGVVIAVGYIAARCGLGDEPTISALTRTAFFITNPVLLFTVVLKSDLSVVFSAYVPLAIITAGVTALLYVAASRIWFRRPAAETALGAMAGSYVNANNIGIPITLYALGDATPVAPVLLVQLLLFAPLVLTLLDLSAAGRFSPRLMLTQPFRNPMIIASLLGVVLAAFHVQLPEPVMAPLTLLGGAAVPVVLLAFGMSLRGTRMLRSGGHTAEILTATALKSAVMPAVAFVVGRFLFNLDHRMLLGVVLMAALPSAQNVFLFASKYGRGVAVARETILLSTAAAAPVLVLIVWLLAG encoded by the coding sequence GTGGGCGGTGTGCTCATCGGACTGGCGGTGATCGGCGTGGTCATCGCCGTCGGCTATATCGCCGCGCGCTGCGGGCTGGGGGATGAGCCCACCATTTCGGCGCTGACGCGGACCGCCTTCTTCATCACCAATCCGGTGCTCCTCTTCACGGTGGTACTGAAATCGGATTTGTCAGTGGTCTTTTCCGCCTACGTTCCGCTTGCCATCATCACTGCAGGGGTAACGGCACTGCTCTATGTCGCCGCCAGCCGCATCTGGTTCCGGCGGCCGGCGGCCGAAACAGCTCTTGGTGCCATGGCCGGGTCCTACGTCAACGCCAACAACATCGGCATCCCCATCACCCTCTACGCCCTGGGTGACGCCACCCCGGTAGCCCCGGTCCTGCTGGTCCAGCTGCTCCTGTTCGCCCCGCTGGTACTGACCCTGCTGGACCTTTCGGCGGCCGGCCGGTTCTCGCCCCGGCTGATGCTGACCCAGCCCTTCCGCAACCCCATGATCATCGCCTCGCTGCTGGGCGTGGTCCTGGCCGCATTCCATGTGCAGCTGCCGGAACCTGTGATGGCACCGCTGACCCTGCTGGGCGGCGCCGCCGTCCCTGTGGTGCTCCTGGCGTTCGGCATGTCGCTGCGCGGGACCAGGATGCTTCGGAGCGGCGGCCACACGGCCGAGATCCTCACTGCCACGGCACTCAAGTCCGCGGTGATGCCGGCGGTGGCGTTCGTCGTCGGACGCTTCCTGTTCAACCTGGACCACCGGATGCTCTTGGGCGTGGTGCTCATGGCGGCACTTCCCTCGGCCCAAAACGTCTTCCTGTTCGCCAGCAAGTACGGACGCGGGGTGGCTGTCGCCCGGGAAACCATCCTGCTTTCCACCGCGGCCGCAGCACCGGTGCTGGTGCTGATCGTCTGGCTGCTGGCGGGCTGA
- a CDS encoding NAD(P)-binding domain-containing protein: MRGSRRGTDGIWIAVLGLGEAGSIYAQDLAARGLKVTATDPAVEAVPLGVVPAGSISEAVTGAGLVLSLVGGRAAEHVLQEALPAMEPGALFADLNTSGPDQKRRLAEQAARRNVLFADVAVLAPVPRSRIDSPLLISGTGADALASLFGGWGIPATTAGIEAGAAAGLKLLRSVFMKGLAAVILESVTAAEAAGAKEWMIGQIAGELGPSGPALVARMLEGTGLHAVRREAEMLDVRAFLESLGTPHPVTDAAIAWLQSLAHMDQGRIADSPS, encoded by the coding sequence GTGCGCGGTAGCAGGCGGGGGACGGACGGTATCTGGATCGCCGTCCTGGGCCTCGGGGAAGCCGGAAGCATCTATGCGCAGGACCTTGCTGCCCGCGGGCTGAAGGTCACCGCGACAGACCCCGCCGTCGAGGCTGTCCCGCTGGGCGTCGTGCCCGCCGGCTCCATCAGCGAAGCGGTGACCGGTGCAGGCCTGGTGCTCAGCCTGGTGGGAGGACGTGCTGCGGAACATGTCCTCCAGGAGGCGCTGCCCGCCATGGAACCGGGGGCTCTCTTCGCGGACCTGAACACCTCCGGACCGGACCAAAAGCGGCGGCTCGCTGAACAGGCAGCCCGCAGGAACGTCCTTTTCGCGGACGTGGCCGTTCTGGCGCCTGTACCCCGCAGCCGGATCGATTCGCCCCTGCTGATAAGCGGCACGGGGGCGGATGCCCTGGCATCCCTCTTCGGCGGTTGGGGCATCCCGGCCACCACCGCAGGAATTGAAGCGGGGGCGGCAGCGGGCCTCAAGCTGCTCCGCAGCGTGTTCATGAAAGGGCTGGCGGCGGTCATCCTGGAGTCGGTCACTGCCGCCGAAGCGGCAGGCGCGAAAGAGTGGATGATCGGCCAGATCGCGGGAGAGCTGGGTCCCTCCGGCCCGGCGCTTGTGGCCCGGATGCTTGAAGGTACGGGCCTGCACGCTGTGCGACGGGAAGCGGAGATGTTGGATGTGCGGGCATTCCTCGAGTCGTTGGGAACCCCGCATCCGGTGACCGATGCCGCCATCGCGTGGCTGCAGTCGCTGGCGCATATGGACCAGGGGCGGATTGCGGACAGTCCTTCCTGA
- a CDS encoding VOC family protein, whose translation MTGYTSFDVAHLGNVELLTPAFDESLWFFRDLLAMRVVAETSSDGRKSAYLRTWDEYQLYTLKLTASEDAGVGRTTFRTTSQEALQRRVAAIEATGLGIGWEDGEVGTGPTYSFRDPDGHLMGVYYESERYVATDDKPALKNQASAFPGRGVNARRLDHINFLAKDVVANGEFVAHALCGRESERIRLDDGGYAAWWFHFNNKSYDIVYSDDWLKHGNRLHHVAFAPDTREDILKAADIFLENGIHIESGPHKHAINQTFFLYVWEPGGNRIELANAGARLLLDPDSPVVEWSQEERKKGQAWGMKTIETFHTHGTPNIRQ comes from the coding sequence ATGACCGGGTATACCTCGTTCGACGTTGCCCATCTGGGGAACGTCGAACTGCTGACCCCCGCCTTCGACGAAAGCCTCTGGTTCTTCCGGGACCTGCTCGCCATGCGCGTCGTTGCGGAGACCAGCAGCGACGGCAGGAAGTCCGCCTATCTGAGGACGTGGGATGAATACCAGCTCTACACCCTGAAGCTCACCGCCTCTGAAGATGCCGGCGTCGGCCGCACCACCTTCCGGACCACCAGCCAGGAGGCGCTGCAGCGCAGGGTCGCCGCCATTGAAGCCACCGGCCTGGGCATCGGCTGGGAGGACGGGGAGGTGGGGACGGGGCCCACGTACTCCTTCCGCGACCCGGACGGGCACCTTATGGGCGTCTACTACGAAAGCGAACGGTATGTGGCAACGGACGACAAGCCCGCGCTGAAGAACCAAGCCTCGGCTTTCCCCGGCAGGGGCGTCAACGCGCGGCGGCTGGACCACATCAATTTCCTCGCGAAGGACGTGGTGGCCAACGGGGAGTTCGTGGCCCATGCGCTGTGCGGGCGGGAGAGTGAGCGCATCCGGCTCGACGACGGGGGCTACGCGGCCTGGTGGTTCCACTTCAACAACAAGTCCTACGACATCGTGTACTCCGACGACTGGCTGAAACACGGCAACAGGCTCCACCATGTGGCGTTCGCCCCCGATACCCGCGAGGACATTTTGAAGGCCGCGGACATCTTCCTTGAAAACGGCATCCACATCGAATCCGGGCCGCACAAGCACGCCATCAACCAGACATTCTTCCTCTACGTCTGGGAACCCGGCGGCAACCGCATCGAACTGGCCAACGCCGGGGCCCGCCTGCTGCTGGACCCGGACTCACCGGTAGTGGAGTGGAGCCAGGAGGAGCGCAAAAAGGGCCAGGCCTGGGGCATGAAGACCATCGAGACGTTCCATACGCATGGAACGCCAAACATCCGCCAGTGA
- a CDS encoding MFS transporter, translated as MSKTLPSAEAGALTHAGTPRKAALASFLGSAVEYYDFFIFGSAAALIFPTVFFPSADANAAIMSFATFGFAYVARPVGAIILGHFGDRVGRQKVLMFTLVLMGASTFVIGCLPDFRTVGWWAPALLVLARLCQGLSAAGEQAGASSMTLEHAPDNRRSFFTSWTLTGTQGGQILAALVFIPVLALPDEIKFGIGWRIPFWLSAAVVVVAFLIRRTLHEPPAFEEARKTAQIAKLPVADLLKGHWRDVLRVICCAFIAAVSTVFGTLAISYAKTVAGVDGTTTLWLVVAANIVALGTQPLFGMLADKIGRKPVFIYGAVASALLTPVFLLSLESGSVPLMFLAAIGYFSGGYAAANAVWPSFYAEMFSTKVRFSGLAIGTQLGFLMAGFAPAIVAAMGGIKAGGWVQITIFTAIICAIAAVSALTAKESFRTPTKQLGLK; from the coding sequence ATGAGCAAGACACTTCCGTCCGCAGAGGCGGGTGCCCTCACGCATGCCGGGACGCCCAGGAAGGCCGCCCTCGCCAGCTTCCTCGGCAGCGCCGTCGAGTACTACGACTTCTTTATCTTCGGCTCCGCCGCGGCGCTGATTTTCCCCACGGTCTTCTTCCCCAGTGCCGATGCCAACGCCGCCATCATGTCCTTCGCCACCTTCGGCTTCGCCTACGTGGCGCGCCCCGTCGGCGCCATCATCCTGGGCCACTTCGGTGACCGGGTGGGCCGCCAGAAGGTCCTGATGTTCACGTTGGTGCTCATGGGTGCGTCCACCTTCGTCATCGGCTGCCTCCCGGACTTCCGGACTGTGGGCTGGTGGGCTCCGGCCCTGCTGGTGCTGGCCCGGCTGTGCCAGGGCCTCTCCGCCGCCGGTGAGCAGGCCGGCGCCTCCTCCATGACCCTTGAGCACGCCCCGGACAACCGCCGCTCCTTCTTCACCTCCTGGACGCTCACGGGAACGCAGGGCGGCCAGATCCTCGCCGCCCTGGTGTTCATTCCCGTCCTGGCCCTGCCGGATGAGATCAAATTCGGCATCGGCTGGCGCATCCCGTTCTGGCTGAGCGCCGCGGTGGTTGTGGTGGCATTCCTCATCCGCCGCACGCTCCACGAGCCGCCCGCCTTCGAAGAGGCCCGGAAGACCGCGCAGATCGCCAAGCTCCCGGTCGCTGACCTGCTCAAGGGCCACTGGCGCGACGTCCTCCGCGTGATCTGCTGCGCCTTCATCGCCGCCGTCTCCACCGTGTTCGGCACCCTGGCCATCAGCTATGCCAAGACCGTGGCCGGCGTTGACGGGACCACCACCCTGTGGCTGGTGGTGGCCGCCAACATCGTGGCCCTGGGCACCCAGCCGCTGTTCGGAATGCTCGCTGACAAGATCGGCCGCAAGCCCGTCTTCATCTACGGCGCCGTGGCCAGCGCGCTCCTGACCCCCGTGTTCCTGCTCAGCCTGGAGTCCGGCAGCGTCCCGCTGATGTTCCTGGCCGCCATCGGCTACTTCTCCGGTGGCTACGCGGCCGCCAACGCCGTATGGCCGTCCTTCTACGCCGAGATGTTCAGCACCAAGGTCCGCTTCTCTGGTCTGGCCATCGGCACCCAGCTGGGCTTCCTGATGGCAGGGTTCGCTCCGGCCATCGTGGCTGCCATGGGCGGCATCAAGGCCGGCGGCTGGGTGCAGATCACCATCTTCACGGCCATCATCTGCGCCATCGCCGCAGTGTCAGCGCTGACCGCCAAGGAGTCCTTCCGGACACCCACCAAGCAGCTCGGCCTGAAGTAG
- a CDS encoding TIGR03885 family FMN-dependent LLM class oxidoreductase → MVTVGFHASHEQISPGQLLKDVQHAERAGFDAAMCSDHIEPWSQRQGHAGFAWSWLGAALATTSLRFGVVTAPGQRYHPAITAHATATLASMFPGRFWFAPGSGENMNEHITGDAWPAKDIRQRRLEECVDVIRRLHRGEEVTHRGLVTVEQARIWDVPDTPPPLIAPAVSVETAHRAATWADGLVTINQPAPKLRDMLSAYRDNGGKGKAVLQVHLSWAGTDKEAAAIALDQWRTNTFAPPIPWDLPTARHFDTAGAHVPEDQVRSAVNVSADLQQHVEWLAGYADLGFDELYLHFVGQEQAAFIDAFAAEVLPQLRTPAGTPAEPQLAAAAGKPASDASA, encoded by the coding sequence ATGGTTACCGTCGGCTTCCACGCTTCGCACGAACAGATCAGCCCCGGCCAGCTGCTCAAGGACGTCCAGCACGCAGAGCGCGCAGGCTTCGACGCGGCCATGTGTTCAGACCATATCGAACCATGGTCCCAACGGCAGGGGCACGCCGGCTTCGCGTGGTCCTGGCTGGGCGCGGCGCTTGCCACCACCAGCCTGCGGTTCGGGGTGGTGACCGCGCCGGGTCAGCGTTACCACCCGGCCATCACCGCCCATGCCACGGCGACGCTGGCCAGCATGTTCCCCGGCAGGTTCTGGTTCGCCCCAGGCAGTGGCGAGAACATGAACGAACACATCACTGGGGACGCGTGGCCCGCCAAGGACATCAGGCAGCGCCGGCTGGAGGAATGCGTGGACGTAATCCGCCGCCTGCACCGCGGCGAGGAGGTGACCCACCGGGGCTTGGTCACGGTGGAGCAGGCGCGGATCTGGGACGTTCCGGACACACCGCCGCCGCTCATCGCACCCGCCGTCAGCGTGGAAACGGCACACCGCGCGGCCACCTGGGCGGACGGCCTGGTCACCATAAACCAGCCGGCGCCAAAGCTCCGGGACATGCTGTCCGCCTACCGGGACAACGGCGGCAAGGGAAAGGCGGTACTGCAGGTCCACCTGTCGTGGGCGGGCACGGACAAGGAAGCCGCGGCCATTGCCCTGGACCAGTGGCGGACCAACACCTTCGCTCCGCCCATCCCCTGGGACCTGCCCACCGCCCGGCACTTCGACACCGCGGGGGCGCATGTGCCCGAAGATCAGGTCCGCAGCGCCGTCAATGTCTCCGCGGATCTTCAGCAGCACGTGGAGTGGCTGGCCGGGTACGCGGACCTTGGCTTCGACGAGCTGTACCTGCACTTCGTGGGGCAGGAGCAGGCAGCCTTCATCGACGCCTTCGCCGCGGAGGTGCTCCCCCAACTGCGCACCCCCGCAGGCACCCCCGCCGAACCGCAACTGGCCGCGGCAGCCGGCAAACCGGCGTCGGACGCTTCCGCATGA
- a CDS encoding alpha-amylase family protein: MRIAETSDLWWKNAVIYCLDVETFHDDDGDGTGDFAGLTQRVDYLAALGVTCIWLMPFYPSPDRDDGYDVTDFFNVDPRLGTLGDLVEFIRAAKDRGMRVIADFVVNHTSSQHPWFVEARKSTDNPYRDFYVWRKDTPPDTSAEVVFPGEENSLWTRDEATGEWYLHMFAKYQPDLNVTNPQVRDQIAKAMGLWLELGLDGFRLDAVPFFLETRGEPKDQAARINPHGYLRALRSFLNRRNGSAVLLGEVNLSYKEQLEYFGGMEGNELNMQFDFLSMQHLYLSLARQDARPLAETLKGRPQINPDNQWAMFVRNHDELTLDKLSEGERQEVFAAFGPEKNMQIYGRGLRRRLPPMLGGDPDRLRMVYSLMFSLPGTPVLFYGEELGMGEDLRQKGRAAVRTPMQWNNEKNGGFSSAKTADLVAPLVRGEYGPDRVNAAAAKRDPESLFNFMATLIARYREAAELGWGSFGVIDQGEPAVFAHTCSSEGGTLVLLHNFGEDSVKVSGRLEPDHGPRGFRDAMLLDLFDGDSVGLAPDGGFTVELGRYGCRWFRVHRKGDRLAP; encoded by the coding sequence ATGAGGATCGCCGAAACCTCCGACCTTTGGTGGAAGAACGCCGTCATCTACTGCCTGGACGTGGAGACGTTCCATGACGACGACGGCGACGGCACGGGGGACTTCGCCGGCCTCACCCAGCGGGTTGACTACCTGGCTGCCCTGGGCGTGACCTGCATTTGGTTGATGCCGTTCTACCCGTCCCCCGACCGCGACGACGGCTACGACGTGACGGATTTCTTCAATGTGGACCCGCGGCTGGGCACGCTGGGCGACCTGGTGGAATTCATCCGCGCCGCAAAGGACCGGGGGATGCGGGTGATCGCGGACTTCGTGGTGAACCACACCTCCAGCCAGCATCCGTGGTTCGTGGAGGCCAGGAAGTCCACGGACAACCCGTACCGCGATTTCTACGTCTGGCGCAAGGACACACCCCCTGACACCTCCGCCGAGGTGGTGTTTCCCGGGGAGGAGAACTCGCTGTGGACCCGGGACGAGGCCACGGGCGAGTGGTACCTCCACATGTTCGCCAAGTACCAGCCGGACCTGAACGTCACCAATCCGCAGGTCCGGGACCAGATCGCCAAGGCCATGGGACTGTGGCTGGAACTGGGACTGGACGGGTTCCGGCTGGACGCTGTGCCGTTCTTCCTGGAGACCAGGGGCGAGCCCAAGGACCAGGCAGCCAGGATCAACCCGCACGGCTACCTCAGGGCACTGCGCAGCTTCCTGAACCGGCGCAACGGCAGCGCGGTGCTGCTGGGCGAGGTGAACCTGTCCTACAAGGAGCAGCTGGAGTACTTCGGCGGAATGGAAGGCAACGAGCTGAACATGCAGTTCGATTTCCTGTCCATGCAGCACCTCTACCTGTCCCTGGCCAGGCAGGATGCACGTCCCCTGGCGGAAACGCTGAAGGGCCGGCCGCAAATCAACCCGGACAACCAGTGGGCAATGTTCGTCCGGAACCACGACGAACTCACGCTGGACAAGCTCAGTGAGGGCGAGCGCCAGGAGGTCTTTGCAGCTTTCGGGCCGGAGAAGAACATGCAGATCTATGGGCGCGGACTGCGGCGGAGGCTGCCGCCAATGCTCGGCGGGGACCCGGACCGCCTGCGGATGGTGTACTCCCTGATGTTCTCCCTGCCCGGTACCCCGGTGCTGTTCTACGGCGAGGAGCTCGGCATGGGTGAAGACCTCCGGCAGAAGGGCCGCGCTGCCGTCCGTACCCCCATGCAGTGGAACAACGAGAAGAACGGCGGCTTTTCAAGCGCCAAAACAGCGGACCTGGTGGCACCCCTGGTGCGCGGGGAGTACGGTCCGGACCGGGTCAACGCCGCCGCGGCCAAACGGGACCCGGAGTCGCTGTTTAATTTCATGGCCACCTTGATCGCGCGGTACCGTGAGGCCGCCGAGCTGGGCTGGGGCAGCTTCGGGGTCATCGACCAGGGTGAGCCCGCGGTGTTCGCCCACACCTGCAGTTCCGAGGGCGGGACGCTGGTACTGCTGCACAACTTCGGCGAAGATTCCGTGAAGGTCAGCGGGAGACTGGAGCCGGATCACGGTCCCCGGGGCTTCCGGGACGCCATGCTGCTGGACCTGTTCGACGGCGACAGCGTTGGGTTGGCGCCCGACGGCGGCTTCACGGTGGAGCTGGGGCGCTATGGCTGCCGCTGGTTCCGTGTGCACCGCAAAGGTGACCGGCTGGCGCCGTAA